In Arthrobacter sp. B3I4, the following proteins share a genomic window:
- a CDS encoding MarR family winged helix-turn-helix transcriptional regulator, with the protein MPDLDRWPTGRLLSTAARLVEHSWNEKLGAIGLTHAGVIAMEVLSVHGPMTQAQLAQLVRVQAQTMGKTLSRLEAHGHISRERSASDRRSHVVTLTERGREAVVAAADMERSVLAAASIDPDALRHELQSVVRELATRISSTEAKAIVTEADSALPAEVNNAN; encoded by the coding sequence ATGCCCGATTTGGATCGCTGGCCCACAGGCCGCTTACTGTCCACGGCAGCACGCCTGGTCGAACACTCCTGGAACGAAAAGCTGGGAGCTATCGGCCTGACCCACGCAGGGGTCATCGCGATGGAAGTGCTCTCCGTCCATGGACCGATGACCCAGGCGCAACTGGCGCAACTGGTTCGTGTCCAGGCCCAGACCATGGGTAAGACGCTGAGCCGGCTTGAAGCGCATGGACACATCTCGCGGGAGCGCAGTGCCTCCGACCGGCGCAGCCACGTGGTCACCTTGACCGAGCGGGGTCGGGAAGCCGTCGTCGCAGCCGCTGACATGGAGCGCTCCGTTCTTGCCGCCGCCTCGATCGACCCCGACGCTCTCCGGCACGAGCTCCAGTCCGTCGTCAGGGAGCTGGCCACCCGGATCTCCTCAACGGAGGCTAAAGCCATCGTCACCGAGGCCGATTCGGCCCTGCCTGCAGAAGTTAACAACGCCAACTGA
- a CDS encoding LysR family transcriptional regulator: MDFKRLRILRELADRGTVGATAVAMQVTPSAVSQQLKTLQDELGVVLVEKSGRGVRLTEAGLAMAGAAAEVSTAMARAEATIDTYRLGWQTRIKAAFFPSAAEMFLPGLLHRVKEIDGLRFEAHFEDPGVAGFAALAADYDVVLAHSVDGPEVFARQGLQVIPLLDEPLDVAVPAGHALAGKVALTAADVIGYPWMGVPEGFPFDTVLRQIEMQADSPALRAQLFPDLRVLEALVSAGHGLSILPRYTALKNQGRGFVLRPLRGVKASRSIVALARPEAAARTTIQQVLTLLKAEAQAVALAPELHDEGHNS, encoded by the coding sequence ATGGACTTCAAGAGGCTGCGGATCCTCCGCGAATTGGCGGACCGCGGGACCGTGGGCGCCACCGCCGTAGCCATGCAGGTGACGCCGTCCGCAGTCTCCCAACAGCTCAAGACACTGCAGGACGAGCTCGGCGTAGTGCTGGTCGAAAAGTCGGGCAGGGGAGTGCGGCTCACTGAGGCGGGACTGGCCATGGCCGGCGCCGCCGCCGAGGTCTCCACGGCCATGGCCCGCGCCGAGGCCACCATTGACACCTACCGGCTCGGCTGGCAGACCCGGATTAAGGCGGCGTTTTTCCCGAGCGCTGCGGAAATGTTCCTGCCGGGGCTGCTGCACCGCGTCAAGGAGATCGACGGCCTGCGCTTCGAGGCGCACTTCGAGGATCCCGGCGTTGCAGGTTTCGCCGCGCTGGCGGCGGACTACGACGTCGTTCTGGCGCACAGCGTCGACGGGCCCGAGGTCTTCGCCCGCCAGGGACTGCAGGTCATCCCGCTGCTGGATGAGCCGCTGGACGTGGCGGTGCCGGCCGGGCATGCCCTGGCAGGCAAGGTGGCGCTCACCGCGGCAGATGTCATCGGATACCCCTGGATGGGAGTGCCGGAGGGCTTTCCCTTTGACACCGTGCTCCGCCAGATCGAGATGCAGGCCGACTCCCCGGCCCTGCGCGCCCAGCTCTTCCCTGACCTGCGGGTGCTGGAAGCACTTGTCAGCGCCGGGCACGGCCTCAGCATCCTGCCGCGCTACACCGCCTTGAAGAACCAGGGAAGGGGGTTTGTGCTCCGCCCGCTCCGAGGCGTGAAGGCCAGCCGCAGCATCGTGGCGCTCGCCCGCCCTGAAGCTGCGGCCCGGACCACCATCCAGCAGGTGCTGACCTTGCTCAAGGCCGAGGCGCAGGCTGTCGCACTGGCGCCGGAGCTTCATGACGAAGGTCACAACTCTTGA
- a CDS encoding sorbosone dehydrogenase family protein — MRRLSPERAGWAVAGAAVLLAVPACTGSTPAPNVATSQSGPTTTSSSQAGPATPQVVSRIDAGLAVPWSIVFLPDGTALISERDSALLRFIPPGATGPAGTVGKVPGVVPGGEGGLLGLALSPDFATDRYLYAYFTAQGDNRIARFKVDDNGGRLALGVPETIFTGIPKASTHNGGRIRFGPDGNLYVGTGDSQRREQPQDKNALGGKILRLTPEGAPAAGNPFGNSPVYSLGHRNVQGLDWDGAGRLWASEFGPDKDDELNLIVPGGNYGWPEVTGAPHRDGFLDAKVVWPSTADSSPSGLEIAGDTAYLGALRGQRLWSVPLKGDFAADPVAYFTGQFGRIRDVARAPDGQLWALSNGQNPDFAVVLSVPQ; from the coding sequence GTGCGGCGCCTTTCTCCGGAGCGGGCCGGGTGGGCGGTCGCAGGGGCAGCCGTCCTCCTGGCCGTCCCGGCGTGTACCGGCAGCACCCCGGCGCCCAATGTCGCCACCAGCCAATCCGGACCCACCACCACCAGCAGCAGCCAGGCCGGCCCGGCCACGCCACAAGTCGTCAGCCGCATCGACGCGGGCCTGGCCGTGCCCTGGTCAATCGTTTTCCTGCCCGACGGCACGGCACTGATCTCGGAACGTGACAGCGCACTGTTGCGCTTTATCCCACCCGGAGCAACCGGCCCGGCAGGCACGGTAGGCAAGGTCCCCGGCGTCGTGCCCGGCGGTGAAGGCGGACTGCTGGGGTTGGCACTGTCTCCCGACTTCGCGACGGACCGCTACCTTTACGCGTACTTCACGGCGCAGGGCGACAACCGGATTGCCCGTTTTAAAGTCGACGACAACGGCGGGCGCCTGGCCTTAGGAGTCCCCGAAACGATCTTCACCGGCATCCCCAAAGCGTCAACGCACAACGGCGGCCGGATCCGCTTCGGTCCAGACGGCAACCTCTACGTCGGTACCGGCGACTCCCAGCGCCGCGAACAGCCGCAGGACAAGAATGCTCTCGGCGGGAAGATCCTCCGCCTGACGCCCGAAGGAGCACCCGCCGCCGGGAACCCGTTCGGCAACAGCCCCGTCTACAGCCTCGGACACCGCAACGTCCAGGGCCTGGACTGGGACGGCGCTGGGCGGCTGTGGGCAAGCGAGTTCGGTCCCGACAAGGATGATGAACTGAACCTGATCGTCCCCGGCGGCAACTATGGGTGGCCCGAGGTCACGGGAGCTCCGCACCGCGACGGGTTCCTGGATGCCAAGGTGGTGTGGCCTTCGACGGCGGACTCCTCCCCCAGCGGCCTGGAAATCGCCGGCGACACCGCCTATCTTGGGGCGCTCCGGGGCCAACGCCTCTGGTCGGTTCCGCTGAAGGGTGACTTCGCCGCCGATCCTGTGGCCTACTTCACAGGCCAGTTTGGCCGGATCCGCGATGTCGCCCGCGCGCCGGACGGCCAATTGTGGGCACTCAGCAACGGTCAAAACCCTGATTTCGCGGTGGTTTTGAGCGTGCCCCAGTAG
- the arsA gene encoding arsenical pump-driving ATPase: protein MKFLEKAPRFLFFTGKGGVGKTSVACATALALARTGKKVLLVSTDPASNVGQVFGVTIGNTVTDIPDAPGLCALEIDPEQAAEAYRERIISPVRGLLPETELAGIAESLSGSCTTEIASFDEFTGLLADDTAYGAYDHIIFDTAPTGHTIRLLQLPGSWTDFLAAGKGDPSCLGPLSGLEKHKQVYAKAVQALTDPARTRLVLVARAQTSSLAEIERTYLELNQIGIRGGYVVVNGVLPEAAGDEDLAQALRAREAAAITAIPDVVAGLPRDVLDLKSGNMVGIAALESLFPATSGADITLDPALVPEIEDAPLAALVNEVEADGHGLVMCMGKGGVGKTTVAAAIAVALARRGHAVHLTTTDPAAHLTETLHGSVPGLTVSRIDPEAAIAEYRSHVMATKGRNLDDDGRAALAEDLMSPCTDEVAVFRQFSKVVQESRRHFVVIDTAPTGHTLLLLDATGSYHREIARQVGDTMGFVTPLMRLQDPAQTKVILVTLAETTPVLEAEELQGDLERAGIHPWAWVINNSIAAAHPQTPFLRARAASEIEQITKVHTLADRVAVVPLLPEEPVGGEKLAALSSLSSMPA, encoded by the coding sequence GTGAAGTTTCTCGAGAAAGCACCACGGTTCCTGTTCTTCACGGGCAAGGGCGGCGTCGGCAAGACTTCTGTGGCCTGTGCAACCGCGTTGGCCCTCGCCAGGACCGGCAAAAAAGTCCTGCTGGTCAGCACCGACCCTGCTTCCAATGTCGGACAGGTCTTCGGCGTGACCATCGGGAACACCGTCACCGACATCCCTGATGCGCCGGGTCTCTGCGCGCTGGAAATTGACCCGGAACAGGCAGCCGAGGCGTACCGTGAACGGATCATCTCGCCCGTCCGGGGCCTCCTGCCCGAGACCGAATTGGCCGGCATCGCCGAGAGCCTTTCGGGCTCGTGCACAACGGAGATCGCTTCCTTCGATGAATTCACCGGCCTGCTCGCCGACGACACGGCCTACGGTGCGTATGACCACATCATTTTCGATACCGCCCCGACGGGCCACACGATCCGGCTGCTGCAACTGCCCGGTTCATGGACCGATTTCCTGGCGGCAGGCAAGGGCGACCCGTCCTGTCTGGGCCCTTTGTCGGGGCTTGAGAAGCACAAGCAGGTGTACGCCAAGGCTGTCCAAGCACTCACTGATCCGGCACGGACCCGGCTGGTCCTGGTCGCCCGCGCCCAGACCTCGTCACTGGCGGAAATCGAGAGGACATACCTCGAACTCAACCAGATCGGAATCCGGGGAGGATACGTCGTCGTCAATGGCGTCCTCCCGGAAGCGGCAGGGGATGAGGATCTGGCGCAGGCCCTGCGCGCCCGGGAAGCTGCTGCCATCACTGCCATTCCGGACGTGGTCGCCGGGCTACCCCGCGATGTTCTGGATCTGAAATCTGGCAACATGGTCGGCATTGCGGCACTGGAATCCCTGTTCCCGGCCACCTCCGGCGCCGACATCACCCTCGATCCGGCGCTGGTGCCGGAGATTGAGGACGCACCGCTGGCTGCCCTGGTGAACGAAGTTGAGGCGGACGGCCACGGCCTGGTGATGTGCATGGGCAAGGGCGGCGTCGGGAAGACGACCGTGGCGGCCGCCATCGCCGTCGCCCTGGCCAGGCGCGGGCATGCGGTCCACCTGACCACGACCGATCCGGCAGCGCACCTTACCGAAACACTCCACGGGTCCGTTCCCGGCCTGACGGTGTCGCGCATCGACCCGGAGGCGGCCATTGCCGAGTATCGAAGTCACGTGATGGCGACCAAGGGCCGGAACCTGGACGATGACGGACGGGCAGCCCTCGCTGAAGACCTGATGTCGCCGTGCACCGACGAGGTGGCCGTCTTCCGGCAGTTCTCCAAGGTGGTGCAGGAATCCCGCCGGCACTTCGTGGTGATCGACACGGCCCCGACCGGGCACACGCTGTTGCTCCTGGACGCGACAGGCTCCTACCATCGGGAGATCGCCCGTCAGGTGGGCGACACCATGGGATTCGTGACGCCGCTGATGCGGCTCCAGGACCCTGCCCAGACCAAGGTCATTCTCGTCACGCTGGCGGAAACGACGCCTGTCCTTGAAGCCGAGGAACTACAGGGCGATCTTGAAAGGGCCGGAATTCACCCGTGGGCCTGGGTCATCAACAACTCGATCGCTGCAGCACACCCGCAGACGCCGTTCCTGCGGGCCCGGGCCGCAAGTGAAATTGAGCAGATTACGAAGGTGCACACGCTGGCGGACCGAGTCGCCGTCGTTCCGTTGCTGCCTGAAGAGCCGGTGGGTGGGGAGAAGCTGGCGGCGCTGAGTTCGCTTAGCTCTATGCCTGCCTGA
- a CDS encoding metalloregulator ArsR/SmtB family transcription factor, which yields MSSLQTVGRPLDTACCAPSGPTVISAEDARRTALVFKALSDPNRLRLLSIVKGEASGESCVCDLTEPLELGQPTVSHHLKILVDAGLLHREKRGTWAYYSLVPGALEETAGLLASL from the coding sequence ATGAGTTCTCTGCAAACTGTCGGACGGCCCCTCGATACCGCCTGCTGCGCTCCGTCGGGCCCGACTGTCATCAGTGCGGAAGACGCCCGCCGGACGGCATTGGTGTTCAAGGCTCTGTCCGACCCCAACCGCCTGCGGCTGCTCTCGATCGTCAAGGGGGAGGCTTCCGGCGAATCCTGTGTTTGCGACTTGACCGAGCCCTTGGAGCTGGGTCAACCCACCGTGTCCCATCATTTGAAGATCCTTGTGGACGCCGGGCTGCTGCACCGCGAAAAGCGGGGCACCTGGGCGTATTACTCCCTGGTTCCCGGTGCCCTCGAGGAGACCGCGGGCCTCTTGGCGTCACTGTAA
- the bcp gene encoding thioredoxin-dependent thiol peroxidase translates to MAERLVPGDAAPDFRLSDSTGNSVGLQDFRGRNTVVYFYPAAATPGCTKQACDFRDSLAALQGAGYDVVGISPDPVEKLAAFAEAEGLPFPLLSDPDHAVAEAYAAWGEKKNYGRSYDGLIRSTVVVGPDGKVALAQYNVRATGHVAKLLRDLKVAA, encoded by the coding sequence ATGGCAGAACGCCTTGTACCCGGGGATGCCGCGCCCGACTTCCGTCTTTCCGATTCCACTGGCAACAGCGTCGGCCTGCAGGATTTTCGCGGGCGAAACACGGTTGTCTACTTCTACCCCGCCGCCGCCACACCGGGGTGCACTAAGCAGGCCTGCGACTTCCGCGACTCTCTCGCCGCCCTCCAGGGAGCCGGCTACGACGTCGTCGGCATCTCCCCCGACCCGGTCGAGAAACTTGCCGCTTTTGCCGAAGCCGAGGGGCTCCCTTTCCCGCTGCTCTCCGATCCGGACCATGCGGTCGCGGAGGCATATGCAGCATGGGGCGAAAAGAAGAACTACGGCCGCAGCTACGACGGCCTCATTCGTTCCACGGTCGTGGTGGGGCCCGACGGCAAGGTCGCCCTGGCGCAGTACAACGTCCGCGCCACCGGCCATGTCGCCAAGCTGCTCCGCGACCTGAAAGTCGCCGCCTAG
- a CDS encoding arsenate reductase ArsC, which yields MSTETARKPSVLFVCVHNAGRSQMAAAFLTTLSKGAIEVRSAGSQPAEQVNAAAVEAMAELGIDMSAEIPKVLTTEAVKESDVVITMGCGDTCPIFPGKRYEDWELEDPAGQGVEAVRPIRDEIKTRIEDLIASLSPAAK from the coding sequence ATGAGCACCGAAACCGCCAGGAAACCTTCCGTCCTGTTCGTCTGCGTCCACAACGCCGGCCGGTCGCAGATGGCCGCCGCCTTCCTCACGACGCTTTCCAAGGGCGCCATTGAGGTCCGCTCCGCCGGCTCCCAGCCCGCCGAGCAGGTCAACGCCGCCGCCGTCGAGGCCATGGCGGAGCTCGGTATTGACATGTCTGCCGAGATCCCGAAGGTCCTCACCACCGAGGCTGTCAAGGAGTCCGACGTCGTCATCACCATGGGCTGCGGCGACACCTGCCCGATCTTCCCGGGCAAGCGCTACGAGGACTGGGAACTAGAAGACCCTGCCGGGCAGGGCGTCGAGGCAGTCCGGCCCATCCGGGACGAAATCAAGACCCGCATCGAGGACCTCATTGCCTCGCTCTCCCCAGCCGCCAAATAA
- the arsB gene encoding ACR3 family arsenite efflux transporter: MSIQTDLPPSPGGEAAVIGRLSTLDRFLPVWIIAAMALGLLLGDVVPGLNTTLEAAKVGGVSLPIAAGLLVMMYPVLAKVRYDQTHRVIGDRKLLITSLVLNWLLAPAFMFALAWIFIPDLPEYRTGLIIVGLARCIAMVMIWNDLACGDREAAAVLVAINSVFQVLAFGALGWFYLQLLPSWLGLPTSSADFSFWAITGSVLVFLGIPLLAGFLTRTLGEKARGRDWYEARFLPKLGPWALYGLLFTITLLFALQGGTITSRPLDVARIALPLLVYFLVVFGAGMLIGRRLELGYAKTTTLAFTAAGNNFELAIAVAIGTFGVTSGQALAGVVGPLIEVPVLVALVYVALWARTRYFAASPVSR; this comes from the coding sequence GTGAGCATCCAGACTGACTTGCCGCCGTCGCCAGGAGGCGAGGCCGCCGTCATCGGCAGGCTCTCCACCCTGGACCGGTTCCTGCCTGTCTGGATCATCGCCGCGATGGCCCTCGGCCTGCTGCTGGGGGACGTCGTTCCAGGCCTGAACACCACGCTGGAAGCGGCAAAGGTCGGCGGGGTCTCGCTGCCGATCGCTGCCGGCCTGCTGGTCATGATGTATCCGGTGCTCGCCAAGGTCCGTTACGACCAGACCCACCGCGTGATCGGCGACCGCAAGCTCCTGATTACCTCCCTGGTCCTGAACTGGCTGCTGGCCCCGGCGTTCATGTTCGCCCTGGCCTGGATCTTCATCCCGGACCTTCCGGAGTACCGCACCGGGCTGATTATTGTGGGACTGGCCCGCTGCATCGCCATGGTGATGATCTGGAACGACCTGGCCTGCGGCGACCGTGAAGCCGCCGCCGTGCTGGTGGCCATCAACTCCGTCTTCCAGGTCCTCGCGTTCGGCGCCCTGGGCTGGTTCTACCTCCAGCTCCTGCCGTCCTGGCTTGGGCTGCCGACGTCCAGCGCGGACTTCTCCTTCTGGGCCATCACAGGCTCCGTACTCGTGTTCCTCGGCATCCCGCTGCTGGCCGGATTCCTCACCCGCACCCTTGGTGAAAAGGCCCGGGGCCGCGACTGGTACGAAGCCAGGTTCCTGCCCAAGCTGGGTCCGTGGGCGCTGTACGGTCTGCTGTTCACCATCACCCTGCTCTTCGCCCTCCAGGGCGGCACCATCACCTCCCGCCCGCTCGACGTCGCGCGGATCGCGTTGCCGCTGCTGGTCTACTTCCTTGTCGTCTTTGGCGCCGGCATGCTGATCGGCAGGCGGCTGGAGCTCGGGTATGCCAAGACCACCACGCTTGCGTTCACGGCCGCAGGCAACAACTTCGAACTCGCCATCGCCGTGGCGATCGGCACCTTCGGCGTCACCTCAGGCCAGGCTCTGGCCGGCGTCGTCGGCCCCTTGATCGAGGTGCCGGTCCTTGTTGCACTGGTGTACGTGGCCCTGTGGGCCCGTACTCGTTACTTCGCCGCCAGCCCCGTTTCCCGCTAG